A single Triticum dicoccoides isolate Atlit2015 ecotype Zavitan chromosome 2A, WEW_v2.0, whole genome shotgun sequence DNA region contains:
- the LOC119354716 gene encoding DDB1- and CUL4-associated factor 4-like encodes MPPKELPGFYYDPDKNRYFPTKGRIPGAANRPPRPPPPPAEPSPPPTERRKRARQSELLHAREMYGGGVIFSKNNKSTFKQQCQYTQASQPMVWKYQGTTLVADKALEELHAMVQTPSGLRESKLLATGSTNGSIRLFGLGTALENFEDEMEFLPQPVWTPLGKQKAAVNSPLANIWSSETAFSNFSSSISCIKKFGHNFHDAASANSSVQRALVATLGSGGSGGSVYIMDMSTIDSATVSRNAHERIERVASFDRTVWTADCNSDGTQVVLGTNTGAGLLNLETGTLSWLYRCKSDILSQQFVHSGNVVLCGLRNGSIVPVDVRERHSNQPTGRSSPSTARGTVPMLSARHNARGRNQADKAKSSRVISMPSAVCSLVSLSSDEHYFLGSSMDGSIKLFDLRLIQKGAIQSYAGHVNSHNNLPLVVDPSETLLMSGGEDCTVRIWSIKTGEQIFAKSVADTLFTALCWPESNLDLDGSSSLFDLNHSWGAWMGSRDGLFYMHGT; translated from the exons ATGCCGCCCAAAG AGCTGCCTGGGTTCTACTACGACCCGGACAAGAACCGCTACTTTCCCACCAAGGGCCGCATCCCCGGCGCCGCCaaccgccctcctcgccctccgccgccgcccgctgagCCCTCGCCTCCTCCCACAGAACGCAGGAAAAGGGCGAGGCAGTCCGAGCTGCTGCATGCCAGAGAGATGTACGGCGGTGGTGTGATATTCTCCAAGAACAACAAGTCCACCTTCAAGCAGCAGTGCCAGTACACACAGGCGTCGCAGCCCATG GTTTGGAAGTACCAAGGCACAACCTTAGTGGCTGATAAGGCACTGGAGGAACTGCACGCCATGGTTCAGACACCGAGTGGGCTGCGTGAGTCCAAGCTATTAGCGACCGGCAGCACGAATGGTTCAATCAG ATTATTTGGGTTGGGAACTGCTCTAGAGAATTTTGAGGATGAGATGGAGTTTTTACCTCAGCCTGTTTGGACTCCCTTGGGAAAGCAGAAAGCAGCAGTGAATTCTCCACTTGCAAATATCTGGTCATCTGAAACAGCTTTCTCAAACTTCTCATCCAGTATATCTTGCATAAAAAAGTTTGGGCACAACTTCCATGATGCAGCCAGCGCCAACTCATCGGTTCAGCGAGCAT TGGTGGCTACTCTTGGATCTGGAGGATCCGGTGGTTCTGTTTATATTATGGATATGTCAACTATCGACTCTGCAACGGTTTCACGGAATGCCcatgaaagaattgaaagagttgcttCATTTGATCGTACAGTATGGACTGCTGATTGTAATTCTGATGGCACACAAGTAGTTCTAG GTACAAACACTGGCGCTGGTTTGCTTAATTTGGAGACGGGGACATTATCATGGCTGTATCGTTGTAAAAGTGACATTCTCTCCCAGCAATTTGTGCACTCG GGAAATGTGGTGCTATGTGGACTACGGAATGGGAGCATAGTCCCTGTTGATGTGCGGGAAAGGCACAGTAATCAACCTACTGGTCGATCTTCACCTAGCACTGCTAGGGGGACAGTTCCCATGCTGTCTGCAAGGCATAATGCCAGAGGGAGAAACCAG GCTGATAAGGCAAAATCATCTAGGGTTATCTCTATGCCTTCAGCAGTTTGCAG CCTGGTTTCTCTGTCATCGGATGAACACTACTTCTTAGGGAGTTCCATGGATGGATCG ATCAAGCTATTTGATCTCCGTCTCATTCAGAAGGGGGCTATACAGTCTTATGCAGGGCATGTGAATTCACACAATAATTTACCACTTGTTGTTGATCCATCTGAAACCCTACTTATGTCAG GTGGGGAGGACTGTACCGTCCGTATTTGGAGCATCAAAACAGGCGAGCAAATATTTGCGAAGAGCGTGGCTGACACTCTCTTCACTGCACTTTGCTGGCCAGAAAGCAACCTTGACTTGGATGGTTCTTCTTCGCTGTTTGATCTAAACCACAGTTGGGGGGCTTGGATGGGATCACGTGATGGCCTGTTCTACATGCATGGTACTTAA